A region from the Benincasa hispida cultivar B227 chromosome 8, ASM972705v1, whole genome shotgun sequence genome encodes:
- the LOC120083892 gene encoding 28S ribosomal protein S29, mitochondrial, whose amino-acid sequence MLRSILKATAAASKSHLCNRNPFPILSLTSNYSAKVTKSSIKKAKKGKSKADGKAGDDLSASAAATDDLDAALSDDKSRARRLAAEENDTSLDVGPNGRPLFTSASSLSQLTRKDAGTYFKFNMEGLNEVLPEGLPLGMVKEFEESMRSAVLVRQSFLDLRDNFRRVVDPSLLSPAGSKIRKQIVLDGPVNCGKSIALAMLVHWARDEGWLVLYVPSGRRWTHGGFFFRNPQTGLWDTPVQAEDVLKDFLKYNETCLRQLPCQISEPILLGEGVGVGMMKGADSMTMPDGSTLYDLIDTGIKHTHAAVGVVVRLRKELSLVKDIPVLIAIDQYNNWFTFSEYEEPVTVRSTRPIHARELAMVNAFRSMMHDDMMVGAFSHSTAVGKLRQDLPDVPLGARLNFPRYSLDEAASVVHYYLRQRLIRREAFSEDGWKKIYYLSNGNGAEMRWLVPLMR is encoded by the exons ATGTTGCGGTCAATTCTGAAAGCAACAGCCGCAGCCTCCAAATCCCACCTATGCAATCGAAATCCTTTTCCGATCCTATCTCTTACTTCAAATTACTCAGCTAAGGTCACCAAATCCTCCATTAAGAAGGCCAAGAAGGGCAAGTCCAAGGCCGACGGCAAAGCTGGCGATGACCTCTCCGCCTCCGCTGCTGCTACCGACGACTTAGATGCTGCGCTTTCTGATGATAAATCCCGCGCCCGCCGTCTTGCTGCTGAGGAAAATGATACCTCACTCGACGTTGGCCCAAATGGCCGCCCACTCTTTACCTCCGCTTCTTCACTTTCACAACTCACTCGCAAGGATGCAGGCACTTATTTCAAATTCAA TATGGAAGGACTTAATGAGGTACTGCCGGAGGGTTTGCCTTTGGGGATGGTCAAGGAGTTTGAAGAGTCCATGCGAAGTGCTGTGCTTGTGCGGCAGAGTTTCTTGGATCTCCGCGACAATTTCAGGCGCGTGGTTGATCCTTCGTTGCTGTCACCGGCTG GttcaaaaattagaaaacagATCGTCTTGGATGGTCCAGTTAATTGTGGAAAGAGTATTGCGCTCGCCATGCTCGTTCATTGGGCTCGTGATGAAGGTTGGCTAGTTTTGTATGTTCCTAGTGGACGTCGGTGGACTCATGGAGGGTTCTTCTTTAGAAACCCTCAAACAGGACTTTGGGACACACCCGTTCAGGCTGAAGATGTTCTGAAA GATTTTCTGAAGTACAATGAGACCTGCTTAAGACAATTGCCATGCCAAATATCTGAACCTATACTGCTGGGAGAAGGCGTTGGCGTTGGGATGATGAAAGGTGCCGATTCCATGACGATGCCTGATGGTTCAACATTATACGACCTAATTGATACTGGAATCAAGCACACTCATGCGGCTGTTGGGGTTGTAGTTCGTTTAAGAAAAGAACTATCGCTTGTGAAAGATATTCCTGTGCTCATTGCTATTGATCAA TATAACAACTGGTTTACATTCAGTGAGTATGAAGAACCAGTGACTGTTCGTTCAACTCGACCAATACATGCTAGAGAACTTGCAATG GTGAATGCTTTTAGGTCTATGATGCATGACGACATGATGGTTGGTGCTTTCTCCCATTCAACTGCTgtaggaaagttgcgtcaagaCTTGCCAGATGTTCCTCTAGGTGCACGTCTTAATTTCCCTCGCTACAGTCTTGATGAAGCGGCTTCTGTTGTCCACTACTACCTCAG ACAAAGACTGATACGCCGTGAAGCCTTCTCGGAGGATGGCTGGAAAAAGATATACTATTTGTCGAATGGAAATGGAGCGGAAATGCGGTGGTTGGTACCATTGATGCGGTGA